A stretch of the Pseudomonadota bacterium genome encodes the following:
- the rplU gene encoding 50S ribosomal protein L21 → MYAVIKSGGKQYKVAAESTLRVEKLPGDVGASVDLTEVLMVVDGDRVEVGRPILEGVKVEAEITAHGRGPKLRIVKFRRRKHYRKQMGHRQDFTEVTIRSIQLAGPPG, encoded by the coding sequence ATGTACGCGGTCATCAAGAGCGGCGGTAAACAATACAAGGTCGCGGCGGAATCGACCCTGCGGGTCGAAAAACTCCCCGGCGACGTGGGTGCCTCGGTCGATCTCACCGAGGTCCTCATGGTCGTGGACGGTGATCGCGTCGAGGTCGGTCGCCCGATCCTGGAGGGCGTGAAGGTAGAGGCCGAGATCACGGCACATGGCAGAGGCCCCAAGCTGCGGATCGTCAAGTTTAGGCGCCGCAAGCATTATCGAAAGCAGATGGGTCACCGGCAGGACTTTACGGAGGTCACGATCCGATCCATCCAACTGGCCGGTCCGCCGGGTTGA